The nucleotide sequence GCACAGAAATAGTCACTGCAGGCTGCCAAGACAATCCGATGGGCGGGAAAATCTGTATTCTCAACCCTCAGAGTGATGTCGCAGAGTGTGTTACTCTTGCGAAGCGAGTTCATGGCATTGAGAATGGATTTGGCGTGGGAATTGGTCATGATGTCTTTAGGAGCCATGTTGCTTTGAGAATCCCTCAAGGACCTCAAACTTCCACAAGAGTCTAAAggaataaatacagaaaatctCTGTGAATACGGCATCTCATTGAACATTCTCTTTTAACAATGTGCTCCTGCAGCCTTAAAAGACATACAAAAacaactgacacaaacaaaACTGCTTTAATCAACGTGTCTTTGACAAATTGGccgttttattattttaaatataaacgtTACAAACATTCGAAATATAAAATGTTAGTGGCTTAAAGGGACAAAGATGATCACTGTTCAGACCAGGAGTCTGCAAACCTTAATGCTAAATAAGTCATTTAGTCCAGTTCTTACCAAccaaaaaccacagagagccgcaaAGTCCCACTTCATTGTTTAGAAACACTTACTTAGGTTTTTGTGGTCATTAAgctgtttatttataaaaaataatttttcagtAACAATTTTACTTCTATTACTTTTAACAGCATCACATTCAagtctctttcaaaataaagtacaccctaagttaaaaaaaaaagatcctcctgctgcagcaggttTACTTGGATCAAAAATGCATTATGTCAAATTTGACATCTGACTTTAGTGCACCATaatcctttttcctcttttatcaTTGAGTATCAACATGACAACATTGGTGTAAAATCCCTTTTTTAATGCATACATACACGTGAATCCAATCATATACTTTAAAGACTGTATGAACAGCTACTTGCAGCAGTAGATAATAGGTGCTTTGATCTAAATTTAGTAATAAACCACTCTGACACTAGGATTTGGTAAGTTACTTGACATGTTAAAAGTTTAAACATAAGACTTAAATAACTAAATCCAATGAGTGAAACTACAAACCCATCTTTTAATGGTTAGCATTTTCTTATAAACCACGatagaaggattaaaaaaagggCTTAGGAGTATGATGAATGAGgctgaagacaaaaaaacagagaacCAAGGAGAACAAACGTACAGTAAACACTATCAAgcactttcattcatttttgaggCAAGCAATTGTCTATATTTAGTCGGCCGCGGCAGACTAGCTAATTTATATTAGTATACAACTGCAGTGTCATATAAAaatcaagaacaaaaaacatttttattcactgCAGTTTTTCCCACAATACCCGATAACAAAAGACCTTCCCCGGTTTATAACCACGATATTAATGTTAAATATGATCCCTATTAACACTGTGACTTTAGTATTGCTAAAACAACTTACCGTTAAAGGACCTGAACACTTTTTCCACCACTGGGAGGCAATAACTATAGCTACACATGGGCTAGCTAGCAGCAGTAGCCAGCGACAGCTGATGGCTAACATAGACAGACAGAAACTTTGGAAAAGAGAGCCACATGAAGTACACTGACGGCCAGAGTGAGACAGCACATAAAAGCGACACACAGTAAGAACTTCGAAAAATTGTGCGTAATACCTGTCACTGCGGTAAGGCTGATTCAACCCCTACACCTAAGTTGCTTTCCTAGCTACTGTACTAGCCTTAGCATCAAAGTCTGTCGTCCCAGCTCGTGCTGtccgaaaaataaataattactcCATCACGGCATGATTTAAGTCAGCCTACATGCGGCTTCTGGAAGGACTTTCATGaacgaaatgttaaaaaagcccCATGCTATGGCGCTAAGCGGTGTTTACAAGCAACACTTTCGTTGCTCAAACTGAAGCTTCGACCCCCTCAGATTGGACGTAAACAGACCGCTACGTAAATGTACGTGCGCGCTCCCCGTCAAGCCGGACGctcttctttccagaaacaagaTGCCTTCGGCGCGCACTCGCCTGTCTGTGTTACTCCTGTGGGGGTGGTAAAATGACCGCTTAAAAAGGGGAAAGAGttgcattaaaagttaaaaatcgaGTTACATCGCCAAAACAGCCAAAAGCAGTTGTTTTACTGGAGCCTAAAAACTCACTTTACTCTTTTTTAGCCACCAAGGACGTCAGCTACACGGTAGGAGGAGCTAGCAGCGTGTTTCCGCTCAGCCGCGGTATAATCTATGCAGCCGTACTAAGAATCGCAACGGCCAAACACTTGGCAGCTAATACAGGAAACTGTTCAAGTTTCATTCGTTTAATCTTCGCTGTGTTGTCGCTGTCGCATCATTGAGGAGAACAAAAAGACTGTCCGCTGGATCGTAAGCAATGGAAGCCGAATTTTTAGAAATCGATGAAAACGGGAGTTGGAACGCCATTTATCAGGTAGGAACTCTCGACATGTCAAGGTGGAAAGCAGCAATGGGTGAAGCTGTCACTTTTTGAGCCAACATTTTTCTCACTTTCGCCACGATACATGAGCAGAGTCGTACAGTTCAGTCCCCGTGTTTCTccgtatattttttttaactaaccgCCGGCTTTGTTCCCTGTGTGGCcggtccatgtttttttttctttcttttttttccgctTGGTGCTcggaccttttttttgttgatggaTGTGTCTGCCCGGGTCCTAAACCGGCAGCACGTCCCATGAGGCAATTCAACACATgtcattttaaagctttaaattatttttgcacCATAGCTGTTAAGTTTATGACACTTTCAGcgtttaaaaaagcatttctcagaaaaaaattattcacATTATTATTTGAGAAGGATTGATAACTGTTATATGACATATTATTGATCGTTTTTTCGGAGTATTCACACACTTATGCAGTTATAAAGGACAAAAATGGCACCATTAACATTTTGACAATGTTAAACaaatgtgattgtttttttatcttaacaGGAGATTCGGCAACAATCGTGTGAACTTCCCTGTAAGATCGCCAAGTTACCCGAAAACAAGAATCGGAACCGTTACAGAGATGTCAGCCCCTGTAAGTAACGCCTCACACATCACAACATTACAGAGTTTTTAGATGTTTCATTTAGGGGTATGTAATTTAATCTACAGCCAATATCAAATACTATAATGTTATGTATAGCAGTGTTTATCAACACATCCATCTATTTAGTCAGTGGTTGCATCATTGGTAATAATGGCTGCATTCACCAGCTAATATAAAAGTAACTGATTGAACAAAATGTTTACCTTAGCTTCTGATTAACTTACAAGCTTTCCGTCAGCCTAAATATATACATTGTCCATTTAAGTATAAAAAGTTCTCTTGTTTTACTCATACATATTAAATATAGATGGGTAAATTCCAATAATATTAGTTAATTTTGAACAGATTACCAAATATTTTTGGTGAAACTAATCAACCAATCaaaactgtctttaaaaaaaaaatcattttggagGAACTATTCAGACAATgcattcaaaatgtattataataaatgaaatataaCCTCCCAGTTCAAGAGCTGAACTTCAGTGGTTTCCTCTTTTTCACATTAAAGAAGCTATGCAAATTGTGAAGcatatttttgctgtttgtattcCCCACCTTTAGTCAGACGTGAAAATGGGGAACCTGAAACCAGTTCACGCTGTTTTCAGTTGTGCTCTGAGGTTCTGTCGTAGTCACAACGCTCACTCTCAGTTCAGAAACTCCGTGACCGCTCATTTTAAACCTTTGGAGAGCCGtgtttttttaccatttgtTGCTGATTTAGAAATACAATTGGACGTCCTTCTCCGCAGTTGACCACAGCAGAATATGCCTGCAGCTGGGTGCAAATGACTACATCAACGCCAGCCTAATAACAGTTGAAGAGGCACAGAGGAACTATATTCTTACTCAGGTATGGAAATATTCCCACAGAGTTAATGTCAAAATGATTACAGCCATGataaaaatatctgttttaaCAAGACTGATATTACAGAGCAGGAGTTTCCTTATTCCTTAACAAAAAGTTTAGCTTGGATTGTTTTAAGGATGTCAAGAAGCTTTTATCCACTGTCTAACATAACTGTCTTTGTATTATTTCTAGAATCTATAGTATGTGTGTGAAAGTAGATTTTAgaccatttttaaagcattgtaACTGATAATAGAACAGGAAAGTCAGTAAGCGTGATTTAAGGCGTCCTGCGTTTAGCCTGTGTACATATCTAGAGACAGACGTGCTGACAAAACGGCAAAAATGTTAGATTCCAGTCACTTGTCAGTAACGTAATGCGACATGCACCAAACAATGGTTAGAGATATGTTTCCTCTTGTGTGAAAAGGAATACCTGCAAGGGGCTGCTATGGTTCATAAATCATTAGGGATGCACTGAATACTTTAAAACTGAATATATTTCAACGAAAAtcgcaaaagaaaaataaaaaatagccaCATTCAGCCTTTGGTGGGCTCAAAGTTTTGTTACTTAATGTGCATCAATGATCTTGTTTattgtgtaaaatgtaagtaGTGCAGAGGTATTTTAAGAACTGCAGTTTGCAGCAAAAGCGTCCAAAATTTCTccaatttttataaatataatgaaaaactCAACATCCACCTTTTATATTCAGTAACTATTTGGTGTTCGGCCAAGcattttcctttctttgttctgcttctgtcacaattttttcatttctgtgcaTCCCTAATAAACATACttgcttttaaaaagtcatggcGCTACTGTCCTGGAAACAAAAGCGTGTGAAAAATGCAATGTTTTGCCCTATAAATGATGGTCACACGCCTGAAGAGTTTCCATCTCTAGTAGGAATGGTCTAGGCTGGCGCATCAGCGGCATGTCTTCTCGTAAAGGATCATCTACAAAGGCTcgtattattatttataagagaaaatatgtttattgCAAAATATCAAAAGTGGCCGATTAGAGGGAGGTGGAGTTACTTGGTCTAATTGCTGCTCTGTGATTGGTCCAGAACTTTCTAGTGTCAACAAgacttgtaggttttttttatgatccCAACAACTAGAGATGTTGTGTAAAAGCAAGTATGTGTTGGTAAAAGTTTTTGGTTTATGGATTGAAacataaaatactttaaaatgcttttacatttgaataaaaaggactaaaagaggggaaaaaaggacaCATAAAAAGACCCTTTTTGTGTTGGATTTATGAACATTTGATTCCTTTTAGACAAATACagtgaggtttttgttttttttgtatttttatgtgatGAAAGCTCTTGGAAACATTTCCAaagaggttttatgttcttatGTTTTGAACAGTCTCAAAGATAAAGCCATAAGTGGttgaagcagctttttttttttcttcttcttcaattattttcttttttgaaataaaacttcTTGGAAACTACTCCAAAGATGTTTTATGTTCTGAAAAATCCCTAGTATAAATATAAAGACAAGTGgttaaagcagctttttttatttttagggacCCCTTCCAAGTACATGTGGTCACTTCTGGGAGATGGTGTGGGAGCAGAGGAGCCGTGGCGTGGTGATGCTGAACCGAGTCATCGAGAAAGGATCTGTAAGTTGGTGTTTTCCTTCATCCACAGTGGTAACCGGAGCCCTTTTTCAGACACTAGAGCTGAATCACATGGTCTGACCAGGAAAGGTCACCACCTGGATTTAACCAGGCATTTTGGGTAATCGTTTCACCTCAGAGAACGGCTGCACGGATTATGTTTCAACTTAAGTCGAGTTATTAATTTGACCCCAAGTGAAGCAGTGAGAAGCTTCTGGTTTCAACAGAAAGAAGGGtctaaaatatttgttaagtggctttaacaaaaaaaaaaaccccactggAGTCACGCTGATCATTAAGGAAAAATGCCAGTTTTCTAAGAAGATGAAAGATTTATCTCCagggaaaaagaaatgaagtgATGCTGTCTGATGGATCCAGAAGAACCTGTTCCATTGGGACGGAAGACGCGCTGCAGTTGTTCAGGTTGAGGTTCAGCATCATCAATAAATGAGGTTGTGATGACAATGCTTCCAAAGATGACAATGCAGGGATTCACCAAATCCTTTCTACTCATGAATTGAGCTCCACTAAGTCCAGACTGTGGAGAATCCTTGGGATGTGTTTGAGAAGACGGCCTGTTGCTTGATGGAACTCAGGCAGGAAGAAATGTGACTTTGCCGAGGTTTGTCAAAATGATCATGGGGAAAGACGGCTATAATCAAAGCTAAAGGTGGTCCAGCAACATATGAATGGTTTAGTCAACCTGTTTCAAACTTCATAGACTGCTGTCCATCAGCCTGAAGATGTTTCTTTGCTCAAACTCAGCTGGCTGTCATTATCGGGGCTCTGCAGGATTTCACGATTCAGATGCCGTTTAAGCttaagtcacatgcacctggACAGGTGCTGCCGGTTTTTGGGTTGTCGGCGTGCGTAGAGGGTTGtggcggctgcatcttaaggggagcacaggtgtgtcgtGTAGTTCCCTGGGGGGACATCATAAAAACGTATGACTGCcttgtggtaagtgtattgggATGTATTTGTAAGGTAAAGGTAGTTGCATGACTCAGACAACAGGTGATACAGATGCCCTTATGCCACACTAGTCATCAGTAGGGTCAAACACAGGCCACTTGCTGGCTGCGCTCAAATGCGGCACGCATGGGGTGTAGGTAAGTGCCTGTAGGACTGTAAGTCTGTATCCACCCAGAAGGGCAGTTGTGGTTTCCAAATTTGACAGCCAGTGAGTCCTAACATGGTTCCCCCTGGATTCATTAATTCAACCTGTGGAAGTTTTGTCTTTGCGTATCTGTGCTAGATCAATCGGTAAAGTTTATTCACAAAGattatttagatttttagaAATATTACAGCATGTTATCATGACATTTTAAACAAGTGTGCAGAGCACTTATTTGTGTAAAATGACGAATGGCAACGcctcaaattgtgttttctctATCATTTCAGCAAGTTTGATTGTTTTAGCTGACACAGCTAAAACAACTACAGCACAGCTTTGGAGATCTAATCACTGGTTCCACCTAATCAGATGCAGGGTGAAGGAAAATGTGGACAAAACTGTAAAATCTCCTTCTAGATATTAAAAGCAGTTTTTCCCAATAAATACTGGAATAACGGTTATCGTTCATCTTCCCTGAGAATTGCactgcttttcctttttcctgttGTTTATCTTTCCTTGCCATGTGGTTTCAGATTAAATGCGCCCAGTATTGGCCCTACAAAGAGGAGAAAGATGCGATCTTTGAAGACACCAACTTCAAGCTGACGCTTGTCTCAGAGGACGTCAAGTCTTATTACACAATCCGTCAGCTGGAGTTAGAAAACCTGTCGGTAAGTTTTCTGCCTCGGTTTATTGCCCATTCATAAAACACATATGGTTGCACAACTTATATTGACtgcaaaaaaaaccattttctctcttaaaaataggatttttggTTAAACCTCTGTAATTTTCAGTGAATTTCCCgataaaaatgttattgtgaACTATCGTTATTGCTCCCTAAAGGAAAGTTTGTGCTAGCTTTCTATATTATTGTCATTTGGGAGTTAAGATGTAATAAAGGAGATTGATAAGTTTACAAGAACTGCATGTCAATcacagtttaaagacccactccgatgaaaattgtgcttctgctgtttgttttttttgaacatGTGCTTGTGGCATTTACCGGcatttgttacgtagaaaacaaaagcttcctgctccgctgcattctggtgcatccacttcagacaaatggatgcatgtacgtctttgttttcctcgtctcagctggcatctggatcaaaactctacggctggatagcccagatattcctcgccatttttgttgcaccggtaatgttaggttggggttgtgaggggctgtaagctagttggAGAGTGTAAACCGATAGGTTACAGGATTTAGGGAAGGGATTGCTCcgtgctctgcaaaaactatgttctagaaaatttgattcaatttattgatttatttcaagcattgtagtcaaagcaataaagaatttacacatctTATCAAACtcatgacagaaatgttgaaatgcatagattaataagacagaaaataaaacaaaaagtcacataaatcacatttgcttaattaaatacagtgatcattaactaaagtcacgtagagcttgatttattgcttgaaagggagcgggaagaagcaaatttatataatcccacccctgctgagttaattcatttgatagttttacatagttttggTAATTTGGTTCTGATTCGATACATTCTTTTTGAGTAAAAAGATCCTGTGCCTATTAATgatttatcttcagaaaacatttaccGGTATTCATGACTTTAGTAAACAGTTAACGGTAAcattatgtaataatcattgattattagaACACAatatcacattaaaccagtaattattgctacacattcagatcaagtaaagaaaatcaatagcttattgattgtaatttaaacatttcagtgatcattattgcacattacaatgtaataatcattgattgtaattaaaagagctttgattatttcaccacaatcaagttcaaacatttatttggaattattcaaacacctgttgatccttaactctTCTTATCTTTATAtcgtgaaatcagagtttctttataccttttcttgaatatttgaatatttttttagctCATTACTAAACCCGTTCCAAaatttagtgccacacaccgacacagagaaacatttctttgtgattcttatcaatttgatcttgaagttcctacatcccctcagtctgtagcctccttcattttctaaaaactgtttttggatattgaatggtaacgatttacCACTGACTCGTATAAAGGTTGCGCactgtaaaaatccacaaggtcatacagttttCAAAGTCTGGattcataaaataaattgtatgatcaagatagccAGCTTTAtgacggctcgtttttgaagtaaaagatgtagtgagctcttgtAATCATTCCCCagatttctatacagtaggtgaaatatggcAATATTAAACAGTACAATACATATCTTcagttttattgtaaaatgtatttggaTTTACTTATAACTGAAATACTTtgtgagactttagtttgtatgtgtctgatgtgcagcttccaacttagtttgtcatcgataacAAGCCCTAAGAACTTGTAACAtctgtaacactttcaattagggcattatttatttatttcaactgAGAGCTCGGTACTGGCGTTGTAGTtaccaaaaacatcactttggttttatctaggttccaagataatttgttgtaatccatccatgattttattttggttaactctgtgtttaccacatgttccctatgattgtctgtagaatagaatatgtttgtgtcatcagccaataatgagtttcataagctttgaaacattgaatatatcctttatgtatatattgaattgcagcgggcccagaattgatcTTTGTGGGACACCTCAACTTATCTCAAAATGACACATGTTTTTTTGATATTGGGTCAAATGGCATattgataattaaaagaccactgggaacgtttttaaaataggtcaaacgaTGATCTGAGTGagacaaaatacaaaatatcttcactgtatttttttatgcaactgtGACCATAAAACGgagaaatgtaatgttttttttgtgactttCATCTAAACTTAAATTTTAGCTTTGATGCTTTTGATTGTTGCATTTGTCTATAGTTACACAATCCCTGCTTTTGTTCGGCTGCCTAACACATCCCGCTGCTCCTCCTCCCGCAGACTCAGGAGACGCGGGAGATTCTACATTTTCACTACACCACCTGGCCAGACTTTGGGGTACCAGAATCTCCCGCCTCTTTCTTAAACTTCCTGTTCAAGGTGAGGGAGTCCGGCTGTCTGAATTCCGACCAGGGACCAGTGGTGGTGCACTGCAGCGCTGGCATTGGGCGCTCTGGGACCTTCTGTCTCGTGGACACCTGCCTCTTGTTGGTTTGTACCCAAACTTCATTTGTGATTGACATTGTTCAGGACGTTTTGAGAATTAAGAAGCTGAAGCGTGACTATAAAGATGTGGAACATGGAGGCTGACGTCCTGCATGCCTTTGCTGTTCAGATGTCTCTTCGTAAGGACCCATCCTCTGTGCGTATTCGCGACGTGCTGCTCGAGATGCGTCGCTATCGAATGGGCTTGATACAAACTGCAGATCAGCTTCGCTTTTCTTACCTGGCTGTAATAGAAGGTGCCAAGTACATCAAAGGGGATGTATCTCTGCAGGTAACTTCTTGTCGTCCTCTCCCCTGCTCAGATGTTTGCAGGCTGTTGTCAGATGCACGTCGATAACTTCAAGCATCTTGCTTTTAAGGAGTCGTGGAAAGAGCTCTCAAATGAGGAAGACGACCCTCCAGAGTTCACacctccccctcctcttcctcctccgaGGGACCCTTACAACGGGAAAACCGGGAGGTCCTTTTTCCCTGAACATGTAGAGATCATCCCTGAGATGAGGATTCCCACTCTTGGGTAATATTTTCAACCATGTTCTGATTCTGTGAACAAAGGTTGACTTCCATGGCTGCTTTTTATTGAACAGAAATGCATTTCAATAGTGAGGTTTACTTTGAATGAGGGCTTGATActcaaaaaggaagaaaacaaaacatcctTACATCCGTCATCACAGACCTGAGCTTGTCCCCCCCCCTCAATTTAACCCTTAATGTCCATTGATAAAGTGatggagaagctgcagacaagatggtgCCTGACATCATCATCC is from Oryzias latipes chromosome 7, ASM223467v1 and encodes:
- the ptpn1 gene encoding tyrosine-protein phosphatase non-receptor type 1 — encoded protein: MEAEFLEIDENGSWNAIYQEIRQQSCELPCKIAKLPENKNRNRYRDVSPFDHSRICLQLGANDYINASLITVEEAQRNYILTQGPLPSTCGHFWEMVWEQRSRGVVMLNRVIEKGSIKCAQYWPYKEEKDAIFEDTNFKLTLVSEDVKSYYTIRQLELENLSTQETREILHFHYTTWPDFGVPESPASFLNFLFKVRESGCLNSDQGPVVVHCSAGIGRSGTFCLVDTCLLLMSLRKDPSSVRIRDVLLEMRRYRMGLIQTADQLRFSYLAVIEGAKYIKGDVSLQESWKELSNEEDDPPEFTPPPPLPPPRDPYNGKTGRSFFPEHVEIIPEMRIPTLGLSRDGDVRKRNIADPQPPSGGDDLPDVEEAPSKPLRKPHQQWEEGEQELPEVQEQPTGKSPAPGNWSPLLTNVCLCTALALSAYVWYRAYFH